The following DNA comes from Lathamus discolor isolate bLatDis1 chromosome 5, bLatDis1.hap1, whole genome shotgun sequence.
ATGTTTGAAGAGAGGACAGCTCCGGCCCGAGTTTAATGTTGTACGCTTTGCACCCACTCACTGCAGCGAGTGCAGAATTTTTGGTGGTTTTCCAATATCATAATTGAGTTTTGTTACTACTTGAGTGACATGGCTAAAGTAATGACATCACCTACTGGTCTAAAAAAGAGTGAGCCCATATCCTGTCTTCCACCTGCGTTAATggaatatatatacatacacttTGTAAGTTAAGTTATGGTCAGAAACCACAGTTAAGGTTGGGAAAAAACACCTACTCCAGATTAACTAGGACAGCATAGAAGCCCTTATAAAAACTCCAGCTGCAAACGTGCCCAAACACCACCAGTTCAACAGAGCTCAGCACAAGCATCAGCTACAGTAAGAGAAGGAAGATGTCTCCGAttctttgtgcttctctggTAAGAACTTGCTTTCAGGAtttgttttccccctttttgaCAGAGACATATTTAAATTGTAATGAATGACTGTCAAGAATGGGGATCTGTATCtatctttaaaatgtttgcttAAACCATTAATAATCGAAAATAACCAAAAGGGAGGACCGCTGAACAGCACCAGCATAGGGCAGCAATGAGACTGTACGGGTATGTTAGTGAATGGGGCTGCTGCCACATACTCTGACTCAAGAAAAAACATTGAAAACTCAACCTTTGTTGAGTTATATACTTTCTGGTATCTCCTGtattatattattttctataatttaaatatttttattaccaaATTATACCTGAATGTGTATACCATACCTGTCAGCACCTTGAGAATTAGTTAATGAAAGCAAGAGTGGATGTGatatattacatatttttccatatttccaTCCTCTAGTTTAGGCTTTTAACTGTGGATAAATTTctggggtgcacaaggagttgttAGGGCATGTTGTATTACAGCAGCCGTACTGCATTGTGTCCTAAATGCACCCATTGTCTTCAGTTCAGATCACTGCTCTTACTTCTGCTGGCCGTGCTGTCAGCCAGCAGTTCTGCCTACGGGAAGCTGATACAGCCTGGACTCAAGCCGGAAAGCCTCTTCAAGCAGGCATATGCTGGATGCCTGACCCCAAAAGACTCCAAATTCCCTCAGACTGTGAGAGTCAACATAAGCATCAGCTCCACGAACCAGGAGACCAAAGTGATTCCTGATGTCAACAGCCGCTCCCTGTCTCCATGGGATTACAGGTATGATCTCTGTCCCTACGGTCTAGAAATACactggctgccctggctgccacAATAATGCCAGAGCTTGCCTGCATCTTTATTTCAGTGCTTCGTTGTTGAGAGATTTTG
Coding sequences within:
- the IL17A gene encoding interleukin-17A, translated to MSPILCASLFRSLLLLLLAVLSASSSAYGKLIQPGLKPESLFKQAYAGCLTPKDSKFPQTVRVNISISSTNQETKVIPDVNSRSLSPWDYRIDEDHNRFPHVIADATCRHLQCVNSDGQLDHNLNSLPIQQEILVLRREQKGCHQSYRLEKKTITVGCTCVTPLIQHQA